The genomic stretch CGGCCAGCCCAGGATGGTGAGCGAGATGACCACCAGCCAGATGCCCAGCCCGCTGCCGCGGAAGGTCGAGCCGATGAGCAGCGCGCCCAGGATGCTGGGGATCGCGAAGAAGATCTCGGTGATGCGCGAGGCGACGGTGTCGGTGGCGCCGCCGAAGAAGCCGGCGACGAGCCCCAGCAGCCCGCCGATGAGGGCGGCGAAGATCGAGGTGCTGATGCCGATCTTCAGGGAGTTCGCCGCGCCGTAGATCGTGCGGGCATACATGTCGCAGCCCAGGTTGTCGCGGCCGAACGGGTGTCCGGCGCTGGGCAGCTGCCGCGCGGTGGACAGCTCGCAGGTCCTGGGGTTGAACGGGTCGACCGAGCTGAACAACGACGGCCAGATCGCCATCAGCACCAGCACGGCGATGATGATGCACGAGATGATGAAGATGGGCCTGCGCCGCAGGTCATACCAGGCGTCGGACCAGAGGCTCGCCGGTTTGCTCGCCTTGGTCTCCGCCGACGGGGGAGCCGGGCTCTCTTCGGGCGCGATGGCAGGCCCGCCCGGCAGAATGTTACTCATAGCGGATCCTCGGGTCGAGCACTGCGTACATCACGTCCACGGCCAGGTTGGCCAGGATGTAGATCAGCACGAGGACGGTCACGATGCCGACGACCATCGGCTGCTCTCGGAGATACACCGAGTCGAAGAGCTGGAGGCCGACGCCGGGCAGGTTGAAGATTCTCTCGGTGATGACCGCCCCGCCCATGAGGTTGCCGAGGTCGGCGCCCAGGAACGTGATGAGCGGGATCAGCGCGTTGCGCAGCGCGTGCCTGCCGACGACGCGCCGTCGCGACAGGCCCTTGGCGGTGGCCGTTCTGATGAAATCGGACCGCAGCGTCTCGGCCAGGCTGGTCCTGGTGAGGCGGGTGAGATAGGCGATCGACACTCCGGCGAGCACGAAGCCCGGCAGCAGATAGCTGCGCAGGCCGTTGCTGATGCCCGCGATCGGGAAGATGTCGAGCCCGGTCCACAGCTTGAGCTTCACACCCAGGATGAACTGCAGGATGAAGCCGGACACCAGGGTCGGCACCGAGATCAGCAGCAGCGTCGAGGCCAGGATCATGGTGTCGATGGCCGTGCCGCGGCGCAGCGCCGCCCACAGGCCCAGACCGACGCCCACGAGCGCCTCGATGATCAGTGCGGTGACCGCCAGGTTGATCGTGACCTGGAACTTTCCGGCCATGATCTGTGACACGGGCACGTCGGCAAAGGTGACGCCGAAGTCCGCCCGGAAAAGCACTCCGCTGATGTAGTGCCAGTACTGGAGCAACAGCGGATCGTTGAGGTGATACTGCTCGCGAAGGATCGCGACGAGGTTGGGGTCTGCCCGCTTCTCTCCGGCCAGCGCCGCGATGGGGTCACCAGGCAGCGCGAAGACGATGGAGAAGATCAGAAAGGTGGCACCCAACAACACGGGGATCGACTGGAGCAGACGTCGGATGATGTAACGGCCCATTTAAGCCTCCCGTACATGCGAAGAAGGCCACCCCTCGACCATATGGGTTTCCGGCCGAGGAGCCGCCT from Nonomuraea polychroma encodes the following:
- a CDS encoding ABC transporter permease yields the protein MSNILPGGPAIAPEESPAPPSAETKASKPASLWSDAWYDLRRRPIFIISCIIIAVLVLMAIWPSLFSSVDPFNPRTCELSTARQLPSAGHPFGRDNLGCDMYARTIYGAANSLKIGISTSIFAALIGGLLGLVAGFFGGATDTVASRITEIFFAIPSILGALLIGSTFRGSGLGIWLVVISLTILGWPMTFRIMRAAVITAKSQDFVVAARALGAGPMRIMFRHLLPNALAPVIVVATINLGGFIAAEAALSYLGVGVQPPEISWGLMIADAQRRFLEAPLPLIFPAVFLSITVLAFIMLGDAVRDALDPKLR
- a CDS encoding ABC transporter permease — encoded protein: MGRYIIRRLLQSIPVLLGATFLIFSIVFALPGDPIAALAGEKRADPNLVAILREQYHLNDPLLLQYWHYISGVLFRADFGVTFADVPVSQIMAGKFQVTINLAVTALIIEALVGVGLGLWAALRRGTAIDTMILASTLLLISVPTLVSGFILQFILGVKLKLWTGLDIFPIAGISNGLRSYLLPGFVLAGVSIAYLTRLTRTSLAETLRSDFIRTATAKGLSRRRVVGRHALRNALIPLITFLGADLGNLMGGAVITERIFNLPGVGLQLFDSVYLREQPMVVGIVTVLVLIYILANLAVDVMYAVLDPRIRYE